A portion of the Coraliomargarita parva genome contains these proteins:
- a CDS encoding Na+/H+ antiporter NhaA, whose product MATSNPVHLAVKVISILREFAVFLLLGTFVALAWANLDFAGYEHFIESSLFHAGWLIHEGDGGVSLHFLFNDVFMVLFFGVAMKEVSESFLPGGALSSVRKLAMPALATAGGVLGPILIFFVLHSLLRPEPSFSGGWAIPTATDIAYSWLAAGMIFGRRHPAVTFLLVLAVLDDLVGMIIIATVYTPDVHLAWLGLVVLAVVLCEWMRQKGVTSFWPYILLGGPLSWFGLHFTGVHAALSLVPVIPFLPHGERDAGLFEEIRGNGGDPRDTMTRFEHFFKPIVDLGLFGFGLTNAGVLLNGEAFSGKATWIILLSLLIGKTLGIFGFAAVGRGLGLELPEGLRLRQMLALGMIAGIGFTVALFVTTVYVGTGTNPEVHHIAGQLKLGALLSFSAAPLAFLMGKLLGVERRL is encoded by the coding sequence ATGGCCACTAGCAATCCGGTTCATCTTGCCGTTAAAGTCATCTCCATCCTTCGCGAGTTCGCGGTTTTCCTGCTGCTTGGCACGTTTGTCGCCTTGGCCTGGGCCAATTTGGACTTTGCAGGCTACGAACACTTTATCGAGTCGTCCTTGTTTCATGCCGGTTGGCTAATCCACGAAGGGGACGGAGGTGTCAGCCTGCATTTCCTCTTTAACGACGTCTTTATGGTCCTATTTTTCGGGGTCGCGATGAAAGAGGTCTCGGAAAGCTTCCTACCGGGGGGGGCTCTCTCCAGTGTGCGCAAGTTAGCCATGCCGGCCTTAGCTACGGCTGGCGGTGTGTTGGGCCCCATCCTTATCTTCTTTGTCTTGCATTCATTGCTCCGGCCCGAACCTTCTTTTTCAGGCGGCTGGGCAATTCCCACCGCGACCGATATTGCCTATTCCTGGTTGGCGGCCGGGATGATTTTCGGGCGCCGTCATCCCGCTGTGACCTTCCTGTTGGTACTGGCGGTACTCGATGATTTGGTGGGTATGATTATTATCGCAACCGTATACACGCCGGACGTCCACCTTGCTTGGCTGGGGTTGGTTGTGCTTGCAGTGGTGCTCTGTGAGTGGATGCGGCAGAAGGGGGTGACCTCGTTCTGGCCTTATATCCTTCTGGGCGGGCCCTTGAGCTGGTTCGGGCTGCATTTCACCGGAGTGCATGCGGCGCTTTCCCTTGTGCCGGTGATTCCTTTCCTGCCTCATGGGGAACGCGACGCCGGCTTGTTCGAGGAAATACGGGGCAATGGAGGGGATCCGCGCGATACCATGACGCGATTCGAGCATTTCTTTAAGCCCATCGTTGATTTGGGTCTCTTTGGCTTCGGCTTAACCAATGCCGGTGTGTTGCTCAACGGGGAAGCTTTTTCGGGAAAGGCGACTTGGATCATTCTGCTGTCGCTGCTGATCGGGAAGACGCTCGGGATCTTTGGCTTTGCGGCAGTGGGCCGGGGCCTTGGGCTTGAGCTGCCCGAAGGTTTGCGTTTACGGCAGATGCTCGCCCTCGGAATGATTGCCGGTATCGGTTTCACCGTGGCCCTGTTCGTGACCACGGTGTACGTGGGGACGGGGACGAATCCGGAGGTTCATCATATCGCCGGGCAATTGAAGCTGGGGGCCTTACTCAGCTTTTCTGCGGCCCCGCTTGCATTTTTGATGGGGAAGCTGCTCGGGGTCGAGCGTCGTCTTTGA
- the ilvB gene encoding acetolactate synthase large subunit: MMKMTGADLVIRLLERQGIRTIAGIPGGANLPLYDALARRPVIRHILARHEQGGGFIAQGMARVTGQPAVCFATSGPGATNIVTAIADANLDSIPVVCISGQVAQHLIGTDAFQEVDVFGMSLPITKHNYLVKSVEELLEIIPEAFRIAASGRPGPVWIDIPKDVQNANIEFDEWPEAGAAEPFEFVDANAIARAVEMIEAAERPILYLGGGIIHSEASSQACALAERSHLPTVNTLMAMGAMPTDHPQSLGMLGMHAAPYTNMALEECDLLIALGARFDDRATGKVAEFCPQAKVIHVDIDASELGKIRQPTLSIRADVGSFLDQLLAVLPERQRADWNMEIAALKAMHPMHMPGKEDPATPYGLIRAVARYAGRDAIVATDVGQHQMWTAQAFPFRRPRQWLTSGGLGTMGFGLPAALGAALTEPEHPVVCFSGDGSFLMNNQEMITAAEAGADLKVILMNNQSLGLVHQQQTLFFGKRLIASKFQQGPDFAMMARSMGMEAIDLAKEPDLEDALARAFAITGPVLIHAPVCVDEQVLPMVPPGGANRDMIRHPEAEQTEV; encoded by the coding sequence ATGATGAAAATGACCGGAGCCGACCTCGTTATTCGCCTGCTTGAACGTCAGGGGATCCGCACCATTGCGGGCATCCCCGGAGGGGCCAACCTGCCTCTCTATGATGCTTTGGCACGGCGGCCTGTAATTCGCCATATCCTTGCCCGTCACGAGCAGGGCGGAGGCTTTATTGCCCAGGGTATGGCCCGCGTGACTGGACAACCTGCGGTTTGTTTTGCCACCAGCGGGCCGGGGGCGACCAACATCGTTACCGCGATTGCGGATGCCAATCTCGACTCGATCCCGGTTGTCTGCATCTCGGGGCAGGTCGCACAGCATCTGATCGGGACGGATGCCTTTCAGGAGGTGGACGTCTTTGGCATGAGCCTGCCGATCACCAAGCATAACTATCTGGTCAAATCGGTTGAGGAATTGCTCGAGATTATTCCAGAGGCTTTCCGCATTGCCGCCAGTGGTCGTCCCGGACCGGTCTGGATCGACATCCCCAAGGATGTCCAAAACGCGAATATCGAGTTTGACGAATGGCCGGAGGCGGGAGCCGCCGAGCCCTTCGAATTCGTCGACGCGAACGCGATTGCCCGTGCCGTTGAGATGATCGAGGCGGCCGAGCGCCCCATTCTCTACCTGGGCGGCGGCATTATTCATAGCGAGGCCAGTTCGCAGGCTTGCGCCTTGGCGGAGCGCTCCCACTTGCCGACCGTCAACACGCTGATGGCCATGGGGGCGATGCCGACCGACCATCCCCAGTCCTTGGGCATGTTGGGCATGCATGCCGCGCCCTATACCAATATGGCATTGGAGGAATGCGACCTCTTGATCGCGCTCGGGGCCCGGTTTGACGACCGTGCCACCGGCAAGGTCGCCGAATTCTGTCCGCAGGCCAAGGTGATCCATGTGGATATCGATGCAAGCGAGTTGGGGAAGATACGCCAGCCGACCTTGTCGATCCGTGCGGATGTCGGCAGCTTCCTGGACCAATTGCTTGCGGTCCTGCCGGAGCGTCAGCGCGCGGACTGGAATATGGAGATTGCGGCGCTCAAGGCGATGCACCCGATGCATATGCCCGGAAAGGAAGATCCGGCCACACCTTATGGCTTGATTCGCGCGGTGGCTCGTTACGCCGGGCGCGATGCGATTGTGGCAACGGATGTCGGTCAGCATCAGATGTGGACCGCGCAGGCCTTTCCATTCCGGCGTCCGCGTCAGTGGTTGACCAGCGGTGGGTTGGGCACGATGGGCTTCGGGCTTCCGGCCGCGCTGGGCGCAGCCTTGACCGAGCCGGAGCATCCGGTCGTCTGTTTCAGCGGTGACGGCAGTTTCTTGATGAACAATCAGGAGATGATCACCGCCGCGGAAGCCGGCGCCGACCTGAAGGTTATTCTGATGAACAACCAGTCGCTTGGCTTGGTGCACCAGCAACAGACCCTCTTCTTCGGCAAGCGTCTCATCGCCTCGAAATTCCAGCAAGGGCCCGACTTCGCGATGATGGCGCGGTCCATGGGGATGGAGGCGATCGATCTGGCGAAGGAGCCCGACCTTGAGGATGCGCTTGCCCGCGCCTTTGCCATTACGGGACCGGTCCTGATTCACGCACCGGTTTGTGTCGATGAGCAGGTACTTCCCATGGTGCCACCGGGGGGGGCCAATCGTGATATGATCCGTCATCCGGAGGCGGAGCAAACCGAGGTCTAG
- the tgt gene encoding tRNA guanosine(34) transglycosylase Tgt yields MFKLITQCGEARRGELTTRHGKIQTPIFMPVGTQATVKGLTPAQIHEVGAQIILGNTYHLNIRPGPELVEEMGGLHTFMNWDKPILTDSGGFQVFSLAKLRKITDKGIEFRSHLDGRKLFLDPKGCYHIQKSLDTDIAMVLDECPPFPCERDACEDAVARTIRWAKEFIDYARDDGFLETGHHVFGIVQGSTYDDLRVRCTEALAEMDFPGYAVGGVSVGEPEEEMLKQTGACAPVLPKNKPRYVMGVGTPPQLLKMIAQGMDMFDCVMPTRLARHATVFTPHGTLNLKNERFRKDPRPIMEADNYTCRNFSRAYLRHLVMAKELLAHTLLSIHNVHFFLDLMAQARAHIEAGDYASWSAAWIDRYNAGE; encoded by the coding sequence ATGTTCAAGTTGATCACACAGTGCGGGGAGGCCCGCCGCGGCGAGCTGACCACACGTCACGGGAAGATTCAGACTCCGATTTTCATGCCCGTCGGGACCCAGGCCACGGTCAAGGGCTTGACCCCGGCCCAGATCCATGAGGTCGGGGCGCAAATCATTCTGGGCAATACCTACCACTTGAACATCCGGCCCGGACCCGAACTGGTAGAGGAAATGGGTGGCTTGCACACCTTCATGAACTGGGACAAGCCGATCTTGACGGATAGTGGCGGCTTCCAAGTCTTCAGCCTGGCGAAGCTGCGCAAGATCACAGACAAGGGGATCGAGTTCCGCTCGCATCTGGACGGACGGAAGCTCTTTCTGGATCCGAAGGGCTGTTACCATATCCAGAAATCGCTCGATACCGATATCGCCATGGTGCTGGACGAGTGTCCGCCTTTCCCCTGTGAACGGGATGCCTGCGAGGATGCGGTGGCCCGCACGATCCGCTGGGCTAAGGAGTTTATCGATTATGCCCGTGACGACGGCTTTCTGGAAACAGGGCACCATGTGTTCGGGATCGTCCAGGGCTCGACCTACGACGACCTGCGGGTTCGCTGTACGGAGGCCTTGGCTGAAATGGATTTTCCGGGCTATGCGGTCGGTGGTGTCAGCGTTGGGGAGCCGGAGGAGGAGATGCTCAAGCAGACCGGGGCCTGCGCACCGGTGTTGCCGAAAAACAAGCCCCGCTATGTCATGGGCGTGGGCACACCGCCACAGTTGCTGAAGATGATTGCACAGGGCATGGACATGTTCGACTGCGTCATGCCCACGCGTCTGGCCCGGCATGCCACCGTATTCACGCCGCACGGCACGCTCAACCTGAAGAACGAGCGCTTCCGGAAGGACCCACGTCCGATCATGGAGGCCGACAACTATACCTGCCGCAATTTCAGTCGTGCCTATCTGAGGCATCTGGTCATGGCCAAGGAACTCCTCGCGCATACCTTGCTCTCCATCCACAACGTCCACTTCTTCCTCGACCTCATGGCCCAGGCTCGTGCCCACATCGAGGCCGGCGACTACGCTAGCTGGAGCGCGGCTTGGATCGATCGGTATAATGCGGGGGAGTAA
- the ribH gene encoding 6,7-dimethyl-8-ribityllumazine synthase, whose product MSLDAPSSQEIDGRGLRIGIAAARFNQSYVDALLQHAQSTLLQAGAAVPVIERVPGSAELPYAAALLAQGEPFDAIIVLGVVIAGSTDHHKVIGDSTAIALQQLSIESGIPVINGILVVENEAQAEARAGTEINRGKEFADSALEMALLKQKWTTNKN is encoded by the coding sequence ATGAGTCTCGACGCACCCAGTTCACAAGAAATCGACGGCCGCGGCCTGCGCATCGGCATCGCGGCGGCACGCTTCAACCAGAGCTACGTCGATGCCCTCCTCCAACACGCCCAGAGCACCCTCCTCCAGGCCGGTGCGGCCGTACCGGTCATCGAGCGTGTCCCCGGTTCCGCCGAGCTGCCCTATGCCGCAGCCCTGCTGGCACAGGGCGAACCGTTTGATGCCATCATCGTGCTCGGCGTGGTCATCGCCGGCAGCACCGACCACCACAAAGTCATCGGCGACAGCACCGCGATCGCCCTACAGCAACTGAGTATCGAATCCGGCATCCCCGTCATTAATGGGATCCTGGTCGTCGAGAACGAAGCGCAGGCTGAAGCCCGCGCCGGAACCGAAATCAACCGAGGCAAGGAATTTGCCGATTCCGCGCTGGAAATGGCGCTCTTGAAACAAAAATGGACGACGAACAAAAACTAA
- the nusB gene encoding transcription antitermination factor NusB: protein MDDEQKLSPRSQRRENRKCAIQFLYQWELNKPDELNDDVCQFFSNQEEDRSYYAFAEELVHGVISEIELVDTEIKAHTQNWKFERIAKVDLAILRLAIYELLFRKDIPPIVSINEAIDLGKVFSNPDSKRFINGILDQMKNKIDRPLRRAAD from the coding sequence ATGGACGACGAACAAAAACTAAGCCCCCGCTCGCAACGGCGGGAAAACCGCAAATGCGCGATCCAATTCCTCTACCAATGGGAGCTCAACAAGCCCGATGAGCTGAACGACGACGTCTGCCAATTTTTCTCGAACCAGGAAGAAGACCGCAGCTACTACGCTTTTGCCGAAGAGCTTGTCCACGGCGTGATCTCTGAAATCGAACTAGTCGACACCGAGATCAAGGCCCATACCCAGAACTGGAAATTCGAGCGGATCGCCAAGGTGGACCTCGCGATCCTGCGGCTCGCGATCTACGAATTGCTCTTCCGCAAGGACATCCCCCCAATTGTCAGCATCAACGAAGCGATCGATCTGGGCAAAGTCTTCTCCAATCCGGATTCGAAACGCTTCATCAACGGCATTCTGGACCAGATGAAGAACAAGATCGACCGTCCCCTGCGCCGGGCAGCCGACTGA
- the ftsY gene encoding signal recognition particle-docking protein FtsY → MRGLFRKFKEGLKKQTPTFQKAFDSVFSGAKLDQDALEQLEEALYTADFGVETVEEIIDEIKAAYKADKDMRGQDAARIGATVLARVLEGAEGKVELGNHNPEVIALIGVNGSGKTTTSAKLGYLYQNDGRSVLLGACDTFRAAANEQIKSWSERLGIELVASQHGADSAAVAFDSYAAAKSRGRDLVILDTAGRLHTKTNLMKELEKLDRVIKKQDPSAPHHSWLVVDGSLGSNSIEQARVFHKSFPLTGLIITKLDGTSRGGALVGIYRELKLPIYFVGLGEQPDDLQPFSATNYANAIFGISDDL, encoded by the coding sequence ATGCGTGGTTTATTCAGGAAGTTCAAGGAGGGCCTGAAAAAGCAGACCCCCACCTTTCAGAAAGCATTCGATAGCGTCTTTTCCGGTGCCAAGCTTGATCAGGACGCACTGGAGCAGTTGGAGGAAGCACTCTACACCGCCGACTTCGGGGTCGAAACCGTCGAGGAGATCATCGACGAGATCAAGGCCGCCTATAAAGCGGACAAGGACATGCGCGGACAGGACGCCGCCCGAATCGGAGCCACCGTTCTGGCCCGGGTACTGGAAGGTGCGGAAGGCAAGGTCGAGCTGGGCAACCACAATCCGGAAGTCATTGCCCTGATTGGGGTCAACGGCTCCGGCAAGACCACCACCTCGGCAAAACTCGGCTACCTCTACCAGAACGACGGGCGCAGCGTATTACTGGGCGCCTGCGACACCTTTCGCGCCGCCGCCAACGAGCAGATCAAGTCCTGGTCCGAACGCCTGGGCATCGAACTCGTGGCCAGCCAACATGGCGCGGACTCGGCGGCTGTCGCCTTCGATAGTTATGCTGCGGCCAAAAGCCGGGGGCGCGACCTGGTCATCCTGGATACCGCCGGTCGTCTGCACACGAAAACGAACCTGATGAAGGAGCTCGAGAAACTGGACCGTGTGATCAAGAAGCAGGACCCCAGCGCCCCGCACCACAGCTGGCTGGTGGTCGATGGCAGCCTCGGGTCTAACTCGATCGAGCAGGCCCGGGTCTTTCATAAGAGCTTCCCGCTGACCGGGCTGATCATCACAAAGCTGGACGGCACCAGCCGGGGCGGAGCCCTGGTCGGGATCTACCGCGAGCTAAAGCTGCCGATCTACTTCGTCGGTCTGGGTGAGCAACCGGACGACCTGCAGCCTTTCTCAGCAACGAATTACGCCAACGCGATTTTTGGAATCAGCGATGATTTGTAG